Sequence from the Zeugodacus cucurbitae isolate PBARC_wt_2022May chromosome 5, idZeuCucr1.2, whole genome shotgun sequence genome:
ATCATTACGCCAGCGAAGCGACCATCGAAATTCCCGATGTATGTAGCGTTGTTTTCGCAAAAaatcatgtaattttttaatgctCATTGTTTCCTTGTGCTGTATGTATTTAAGACCTACAAATGTATACGTTTGGAAACATTCCCGTCAACAACCATAACTATAAATAAGGAACAAGCAGCACGCATATATACACAAATGGGTGCCATACGACGCTTGGAAACTGTTGCGAATGCAATGTATAAGGAGAAACTCGTGCGCGGTTTTTGTCACCTCTGTACGGGGCAGGAAGCTGTCTGTGTGGGTGGGTCGATATGATAAGTGTTTGCATTTGCAGTTTATAACTTCCCGCTCTCTTAAAAGGTATACATACTGCAATGCGTCCCACGGATCGTCTTATTACGGCATACCGTTGCCATGGTTGGAGCTATATGATGGGTATCGGCGCAGTGGAAATACTCGCTGAATTAGCCGGCCGTGAGGCGGGTTGTCAACGTGGTAAAGGCGGTTCCATGCATATGTACAATAAAAGATTTTTCGGTGGTAATGGCATTGTGGGTGCACAGGCAAGTAGTGGACAAATTATGATTGTACTCCATGCTTTCAAAATCTATTATTTTCCTAACAAAAAAGGTGCCACTGGGTGCTGGCATTGGTCTTGCATTGAAAAATGAAGCCAAGGGTAATGTTTGTGTCGTCTTGTATGGCGATGGTGCCGCCAATCAAGGACAAATATTCGAAGCATATAATATAGCGTGTCTTTGGCGTTTGCCGgtgatttttgtttgtgaaaATAATGAATACGGTAAGTACCGTGATgcaatcgaaaaaaattatttgttattactGTTGTAGTAGCAAAAAACAATTCAcaaatagttttgttgttgttgttgtaacgattatCCAGCACTGTTGGTGCAAGTCTAATTGTCTTCGAGttcatctaacgggaggtccaggaaacatgctgtttcgatagggtcggaccaaagggaaaggggtgttagatgagtcgaGTTCGTTAGGCCTGAAACAGGTGATTAGTGTCATGCGTGGACTCATTGCATGCAGTACATATATTCTGTATGTatggggttcagtctggataagtaggagtttgaCCTGCTACTATATTCAGAACGAAATTGCGCCAGGGTCACCCTGGTTTCACGCACGACGCACTTCCGATGATCTAACTCTGTTTGGACCGGTAAGTACTAAGTCCAGTGGTACGCAAatagttttggtttttgttgctgaGTTGATAATGAGCTATTTGCTTGTTGATCCCGGGTTTGTGCCAATTATGTAGCACCAACTGTGTTTGAAACGGAAACTTTTTCACGCTTTTTTCACACTAGGTATGGGTACAAAAATGAATCGTGCTGCATGTTCTATCGAATATTACACACGTGGTGTACCATTGCCTGGTATTTACGTTGATGGTATGAACATTTTGGCAATGCATAATGCTGCCAAATTCGCTATTGATTTTGTACAAAAAGAAGGACCCATTATTATTGAAGCG
This genomic interval carries:
- the LOC105216229 gene encoding pyruvate dehydrogenase E1 component subunit alpha, mitochondrial — encoded protein: MLTTVARAKVRQSYKKWSNDLRLFRWCYKVIEAQKETTHHHYASEATIEIPDTYKCIRLETFPSTTITINKEQAARIYTQMGAIRRLETVANAMYKEKLVRGFCHLCTGQEAVCVGIHTAMRPTDRLITAYRCHGWSYMMGIGAVEILAELAGREAGCQRGKGGSMHMYNKRFFGGNGIVGAQVPLGAGIGLALKNEAKGNVCVVLYGDGAANQGQIFEAYNIACLWRLPVIFVCENNEYGMGTKMNRAACSIEYYTRGVPLPGIYVDGMNILAMHNAAKFAIDFVQKEGPIIIEAHTYRYFGHSMSDPGTSYRSREEVAEVRSKRDPITSFKDLAISQGLLTEDECKKIDEDNRKNIDAAAEKAKQSKEVKVEETWADVYMESKEAGIRDTIGNRQKHFHAGKTLEKDHIKLKSFKPDTKFEPKGVPMEIKEWEAQMEAIKDVEKGKKKTTKSDEPEKK